A region from the Ctenopharyngodon idella isolate HZGC_01 chromosome 13, HZGC01, whole genome shotgun sequence genome encodes:
- the nin gene encoding ninein isoform X5 has product MDGARDQYEERLKEVFESFDGSGLGSLSPEELTDLCRALQLEENTLNTLLHTLLQDQISARVDFEQFKDALILVLSSTNTDDPEECLEQPDSPEVQPRFVKGSKRYGRRSAPEFIHTDSHTQAEDEEEKDEDAQENDDRTVPRKRERWNADMSISEEFEAEGQMHLWNPDEPSTPRGNALPLCDLEERLQDACHQLSLPINGMATLQQLHALCQHIGIEVGEDLLQGADESVMDVQEFISCIINHSKPPTPSVSTPYRQLKRHHSTQFDESGRRISCALSSTIGLQVFSDLDDGSGHALVETLLYRWMEEGVDNSSEILQALDFNLEGKVNLSELTVALENELLSTKNSIHQAALVSFKAEIRHLLECVDLERREKERIRFDLDKAEKLKSQLASEVDDHHAAIERNNELNLRKLEQEYKESMTALRAELSREVELVQQQANQQREELEQEIGKMKDDEAFLREHLTLTIKENGRLESELIETTEKLVEAENQLNKVQKNLDGVLKEKFGDLDPDSAEFYLQEDRLRQLRKNYEEQCRELQDRIDELEAQLEEYQTSGHTPSTRPGLSLSDELASKSPDPGSQERQPLNMSLETEMLLEQHQQELENIRAMVYEEKRSAEEERTRLSLQHQQEVQVLREEMARELERANRLEQEISALQTLHQQELHSLTQEAQEARSRADQLEEKVQVLEEKQTAHEEQNRVHAEEMSLRELKHQEVLEASLQEQRERLLEEQEKEEKRLMEQWKQEQKSYEEVLSAQLEEMQQRREQECVELEKRLKEEWEGERQELEESSKEALQALLDERERKLKEDWEREKQELEEISKEALQAMLEERLERERRLKQQWDEERASLENKHHALLLQRLQEEREHLRTQQEETDSIIIEHWGRERAQLEKQHEEALQACLEQERKRLQVEREEQERRWQQVLNEEQSRMEEAHREAMQELCAKHSEERERLSSLLEKLRTDIAEQRSEVCRLAKENFILRHKISTVREDDLRENQDDMRLQHMKQGKRSLQALRRQLSEPRRLGQQLEEENLLQQNADHVLRHALQEVMRQNDSSTNEKNGICDREEIVSRTEKELLRSELNRCIEKVQKAQAMKDTLTTHFYSHLTFHFLLFLTNFLVFQVMSLDSSLQTLTQQNARLKSDLRITQQERDALKQEVISLHKQVQYANEKLLEVSVVSAGQQQGRHVWAELSGLMEVEHDSLTEENQQLKRQMSEMSSELQTSKEQIHHLEALNAKQRGLVKTADQEKSALKRELEALHTQLLSTRNKAHLSAVLPSSPLQLPGEQRGQHHSDGPDFNLQV; this is encoded by the exons ATGGATGGAGCGAGGGACCAGTATGAGGAACGACTGAAAGAGGTGTTTGAAAGTTTTGATGGCAGTGGTTTGGGCTCTCTGAGTCCTGAAGAACTGACCGATCTCTGCCGGGCCCTTCAGCTGGAGGAGAACACGCTGAACACACTCTTACACACACTGCTGCAGGACCAGATCAGTGCACGG GTTGATTTTGAACAGTTTAAGGATGCTCTGATCCTCGTGTTATCAAGTACAAACACAGATGATCCAGAGGAATGTCTTGAACAGCCAG ATTCCCCAGAAGTCCAGCCACGCTTTGTAAAGGGCAGTAAGCGCTATGGCCGTCGCTCGGCTCCGGAGTTCATTCACACTgattcacacacacaggctgaagatgaggaggagaagGATGAAGATGCTCAAGAGAACGATGACAGGACTGTACCCAGGAAACGTGAG cgCTGGAACGCTGACATGAGCATTTCTGAAGAGTTTGAAGCAGAAG GTCAGATGCACCTCTGGAACCCTGATGAGCCCAGCACACCACGAGGCAATGCACTGCCACTCTGTGACTTAGAGGAGCGGTTGCAGGATGCCTGCCATCAGCTCTCTCTACCCATAAACGGCATGGCCACACTGCAACAGCTACACGCACTCTGTCAGCACATAGGCATTGAG GTGGGTGAGGATCTGTTGCAGGGTGCTGATGAAAGCGTAATGGATGTGCAGGAGTTCATTTCGTGCATAATAAACCACAGCAAACCACCCACACCATCAGTATCTACACCCTACAGACAATTAAAGAGACACCATTCCACTCAG tTTGACGAGTCGGGCCGAAGGATCTCATGTGCTTTGAGCAGTACAATTGGTCTGCAGGTGTTTTCGGATTTGGATGATGGATCGGGACATGCTCTTGTGGAAACTCTGCTTTACAGGTGGATGGAAGAGGGAGTGGACAATAGCTCAGAGATCCTACAG GCTCTGGATTTTAATCTGGAAGGTAAAGTGAATCTGTCTGAGCTGACCGTTGCTCTAGAGAATGAGCTGCTGAGCACTAAGAACTCAATCCACCAAGCGGCGCTAGTGAGCTTTAAGGCAGAAATCAGACATCTGCT TGAGTGTGTTGACCTGGAGAGGCGTGAGAAGGAGAGGATTCGCTTTGATCTGGACAAAGCAGAGAAACTGAAATCTCAGCTGGCGTCTGAAGTGGATGACCACCATGCTGCCATCGAACGCAATAATGAACTCAACCTTCG GAAGTTGGAGCAGGAATATAAAGAGAGTATGACTGCTCTGAGGGCAGAGCTAAGTAGAGAGGTGGAGCTTGTGCAGCAGCAGGCCAATCAGCAACGAGAAGAGCTTGAACAGGAAATTGGCAAGATGAAAGATGATGAAGCCTTCCTACGAGAACACCTAACTCTCACCATTAAA GAAAATGGTCGCCTGGAGTCAGAGCTTATTGAGACCACAGAAAAACTGGTGGAGGCTGAAAACCAGCTGAACAAAGTGCAGAAAAATCTGGATGGTGTTTTGAAAGAGAAG tTTGGTGATTTGGATCCAGACAGTGCAGAGTTTTACCTGCAGGAGGACCGTCTCCGACAACTGCGCAAGAACTACGAGGAGCAGTGCAGG GAGCTGCAGGATCGTATAGATGAGCTGGAAGCTCAGCTGGAGGAATATCAGACTTCAGGTCACACACCCTCGACACGTCCCGGACTGAGTCTGTCTGATGAACTGGCCAGCAAGAGTCCAGACCCAG GTTCTCAAGAACGGCAGCCATTAAACATGAGTCTGGAGACAGAGATGTTACTGGAGCAGCACCAACAAGAGTTAGAAAACATCAGGGCAATG GTTTATGAAGAAAAACGCAGTGCAGAAGAGGAGAGAACTCGTCTTTCCCTGCAGCACCAACAGGAGGTGCAGGTTTTGAGGGAGGAGATGGCAAGAGAACTAGAGAGAGCAAATAGATTGGAGCAGGAAATTTCTGCCCTCCAAACTCTCCACCAGCAGGAgcttcactctctcacacaggAGGCACAGGAAGCCAGAAGCCGTGCAGACCAGCTGGAAGAGAAGGTGCAAGTTCTGGAGGAGAAACAGACTGCCCATGAGGAGCAGAACAGAGTGCATGCTGAGGAGATGAGTTTGAGGGAGTTGAAGCACCAAGAGGTGCTGGAGGCAAGTCTGcaggagcagagagagagattgcTAGAAGAGCAGGAAAAGGAGGAGAAGAGGCTCATGGAACAGTGGAAACAAGAGCAGAAGAGCTATGAGGAGGTGCTAAGTGCTCAGCTTGAGGAGATGCAGCAGAGAAGAGAACAAGAGTGTGTTGAGCTGGAAAAGAGGCTCAAGGAGGAGTGGGAAGGAGAGAGGCAGGAGCTAGAGGAGAGCAGTAAGGAGGCATTACAGGCTTTGCTGGATGAGAGAGAACGGAAGCTCAAGGAGGATTGGGAACGGGAGAAGCAGGAGCTAGAGGAGATCAGTAAGGAGGCGCTGCAGGCCATGCTAGAGGAGAGGTTGGAGAGGGAAAGGAGGCTCAAGCAGCAATGGGATGAGGAGCGGGCTTCATTAGAGAACAAACATCATGCTTTGCTACTACAGCGTTTGCAGGAAGAGAGGGAACACCTCCGAACACAGCAGGAGGAGACCGATAGCATTATAATTGAGCACTGGGGTAGAGAGAGGGCTCAGCTGGAGAAACAACATGAGGAGGCGCTGCAGGCCTGTTTGGAGCAGGAGAGAAAGAGACTGCAAGTGGAGAGAGAGGAGCAGGAGAGGAGGTGGCAGCAGGTGCTGAATGAAGAGCAGAGCCGGATGGAGGAGGCGCACAGGGAGGCCATGCAGGAGCTGTGTGCCAAACACAGCGAGGAGAGGGAAAGACTTAGCAGCCTTTTGGAGAAACTACGCACAGACATTGCAGAACAGAG GAGTGAAGTTTGTCGTCTGGCTAAAGAGAACTTCATTCTGAGGCACAAAATCTCAACAGTGAGGGAGGATGACCTGAGAGAGAACCAGGATGATATGCG ATTACAACACATGAAGCAAGGGAAGAGATCGCTACAAGCTCTTAGGAGACAG CTCTCAGAGCCTCGTCGCCTGGGACAGCAGCTGGAGGAGGAGAATTTATTGCAGCAGAATGCAGATCATGTGCTTCGACATGCGCTCCAGGAAGTGATGCGTCAAAATGACAGCTCAACCAATGAGAAGAATGGG ATTTGTGATCGGGAGGAGATTGTTTCCAGAACAGAAAAGGAACTGCTTAGATCAGAACTCAATCGGTGCATAGAAAAGGTACAAAAAGCACAGGCAATGAAAGACACCCTCACTACCCATTTTTACTCACATCTGACATTTCACTTTTTACTTTTCTTAACAAATTTTCTGGTCTTTCAGGTCATGTCACTGGATTCATCTCTACAGACACTCACTCAGCAGAATGCTCGTCTCAAATCTGACCTACGCATCACACAACAAGAAAGAGATGCCCTCAAACAGGAAGTGATTTCTTTGCACAAACAAGTGCAATATGCCAATGAGAAG TTGTTGGAGGTCTCTGTTGTGTCTGCTGGTCAGCAGCAGGGGAGGCATGTGTGGGCGGAGCTTTCTGGGCTGATGGAGGTGGAGCATGATTCACTAACTGAGGAAAACCAACAACTCAAGCGACAGATGAGTGAGATGAGTTCAGAGCTGCAGACGTCAAAGGAGCAG atccaCCATCTGGAGGCATTAAATGCAAAACAGAGAGGACTTGTGAAAACTGCAGATCAAGAAAAATCAGCTTTGAAACGTGAACTCGAGGCTCTGCACACACAGCTGCTATCAACGCGGAACAAG GCTCATCTGTCTGCAGTCTTGCCTTCATCTCCTCTACAGTTGCCGGGGGAACAGAGAGGACAGCACCATAGCGACGGCCCAGACTTCAACTTGCAG GTGTAA